In one uncultured Methanoregula sp. genomic region, the following are encoded:
- a CDS encoding TATA-box-binding protein, whose product MKKSEDSSLKIQNIVSAGSVAESIDLERIGNTIPNCTYTKKKFPGAVLHIQNPKSAALIFSSGRVVLTGHHRSEDIPLALQNLLQSLRVAGIPCRENPQLNVTNIVCTYDLGFPLNLLRITSALMDTEQVEYEPEAFPGLVCRISDPKIVFLLFSSGKIVITGGKIIDDVKAGLNILMEKLSVVDSKIQRIETF is encoded by the coding sequence ATGAAAAAGAGTGAGGACAGCTCATTAAAAATCCAGAATATCGTCTCTGCCGGGTCGGTTGCAGAATCAATTGACCTGGAACGTATTGGAAATACTATCCCAAACTGTACATACACCAAAAAGAAGTTCCCCGGCGCGGTACTCCATATACAAAACCCGAAATCCGCGGCCCTTATTTTTTCATCGGGAAGGGTTGTTCTGACAGGTCACCACAGGTCCGAAGATATTCCCCTGGCATTACAAAACCTTCTGCAAAGCCTCAGAGTGGCAGGAATACCCTGCAGGGAGAATCCGCAGCTCAACGTCACCAACATAGTCTGCACGTATGATCTTGGATTTCCCCTCAATCTGCTCAGGATTACGAGTGCATTAATGGATACAGAGCAGGTTGAATATGAACCGGAAGCTTTTCCCGGACTGGTTTGCCGGATTTCCGATCCAAAGATCGTATTTCTTCTCTTCTCATCGGGAAAAATCGTCATTACCGGTGGAAAGATTATCGATGATGTTAAAGCAGGGCTTAATATTCTCATGGAAAAACTGAGTGTTGTCGACTCCAAAATTCAGAGAATTGAAACTTTCTGA